The Virgibacillus siamensis sequence ACCTATTAAAAAATCTGTAAATGGGAACAGCAGCAAAATCAGAATAATGAATGGAATTGCCCGGAACACATTCACAACCGCTGCAGCAATCATATTTAAAAATTTATTTTGCCAAATACCACCTTTTCCGGTCAGAAAAAGCATCAATCCGAGTGCAATCCCCAGAATCAACGTGCCAACCAAGGCAAGTATCGTCATATAAAAAGTCTCATACGTGGCAACCCACAACTCCTGGGTGTCTATATTCGGAAATAACTCAGTCAACATCACGGACCACCTCCACTTCCACAGAGGTTTCATTCTTAATATAGTCGACCGCCTTGTCTATTTCAGATGGCTGACCATCTATTTGAACGAATAGGGTTCCATATGCCCCACGCTGTGTCTGCGTGATTTTTCCCTGTAAAATATTGATATCAATGGCAAACTTCTTGGCGACACTGCTCACCACTGCCTGATTGGCTGTTTCACCAAGGAAATGCAGGCGGATGATTTTACCGCTTTGGTACGTTTCAACCAGACTGGCATATACTTCATTCTCGTCACTGGTACCCATCACCTGTTCCACGAACTTTTTCGTAACCTGCTGCTGCGGCCTCAGGAAGACATCCATCATCTCACCTTGCTCCACAATTTTTCCTTCTTCCATGACAGCAACCCGATTGCATATCTTTCGGATGACATGCATCTCATGGGTAATCAAAATAACAGTCAGATCCAGTTTTTTATTAATGTCAACCAGAAGATCCAAAATCGCATTTGTTGTTTCAGGATCAAGTGCTGATGTTGCTTCATCACAAAGCAGCACTTTCGGTCTGTTTGCGAGTGCTCTGGCGATACCGACACGCTGTTTCTGACCGCCACTTAACTGTGATGGAAAGGCATTTTCCCTCCCGGACAACCCAACCAATTTTATTAATTCCTGTACACGTTCCTCCCGTTCACGTTTTGGAACTCCGGCAATTTCAAGCGGGAAGGCAATATTATCTTTTACCGAACGCGACCAAAGCAGGTTGAAGTGCTGAAATATCATCCCGATTTCCTGTCGTGCAAGCCGTAAACGCTTCGTATTCAAAGCTGTAATTTCCTGCTGATTTATAACAATTCTTCCGTCTGAAGGTTCTTCCAGCCGGTTCAGAAGCCGTACAAATGTACTTTTCCCTGCCCCGCTGTACCCGATTACACCGAATATTTCACCTTCGTTGATGGATAGGGTTAAATCATCAACAGCTGTAATGTTATTCTTATTAGATGTAAATACTTTGCTTAAACCCTCGATTGAAATCAACAAAATCCTCCTTCAGACATTACGATGTCACAAATTAAAAACGCCCTTCCGTAAGAGAACGGAAAGACGTAAGCTGCTATCTTCACGTTCTCTTATCTGTCAAAGCTGTTGCTTTGCAGGAATTGGCACCTTTTCAAATAAACTTCATTTGAGGTTGCCGCGGTTTCACAGGGCCAGCCCCTCCACCGCTCAGGATAAGAGAAAAACGTATTAAATTTTTAAAAAGTATAATCAAGATATTAGCATCCATTTGCCGGCATGTCAATCATTTTTTGCGAACAACTCCGGTTTATATTCCATTAGATAACGATAAATATTTGGTATGGAACGGAATGCATATACTTTTTCCTTCACTTCATTGTTTTCCTTTATCAACAGGCATGGAACACTTTCCACTTTATTTTCCTGCATGAAGTCAGGATTCAAGGATGCATTCATGTCATAAAATATATCTTCACCATGGACCGATTCAATTTTATTCAGCATTGATTTTGCCAAACTGCATGTACCGCAAAATGGTGTGTAGATATACAGTAACAAACGATCCTGTTGTAATACTTCCTCTGTTGCTTCCTGCAAAATGATCACCCTATAGTAAAAAAATCGGATTGACCCTGATTCCCTTTCCGGCCAACTCCACTGCTATATCGTGTTCAGGGGTCGCCGCAACTTCACGGTATTCACCGCTAACGTACATATGCTCGGCATGGGGCAGTTCCCTGGTCAATTGCCGCCGCAGTTTCACTCCTGAACTGTCTTCATCAACTAAAATATACACATCACGGTTATCGAGATTGTACGTTTCCAAAAGTTCGTCAAACTTTTCCACACCAAGTGTGCCGTTCGTACATATGATTTCGAGGTCTTCCGTAATGACCTTTTTAATTTGTTTTTTGTCTGTCAAACCTTCGACAATAATGATTTTTCCCGGATCATCCGTCATCACCAAATCGCTCCCAGTTGAAAACAGATTCTTTAAAATTATAACACAGCAGCCAGGGTGTACAGTTATTTTATGCTTGATGCATGATTTCATAGAAATATGGCTTCCTGCTAAAAAGAACTCTTACAAAAAGCATATTCCATTTTGTAACCCTTATGCTCCAAATTGTACGTTTAGTTGCTTGAGCAATACTCCAAAAAAAGAAAAGCAGGCAAAATTGCCCGCTCCATTCATTAATCTTCGTCAACAATTTCTTCGTATTTTTCTGCTGACAGCAATTTATCAATTTCTGATTCATCGGAAGGTTCAACAACAACCATCCACGCCTTTTCATATGGAGATTCGTTCACAAATTCGGGACTGTCTTCCAGTTCCTCATTTATTTCAACGACTTTGCCGCTGATTGGTGCGTACAATTCTGAAACTGTTTTAACTGATTCGACACTGCCAAATGGTTCATCAACCTCAATTTCATCACCGGTTTCCGGAAGCTCGACAAATACAATGTCGCCAAGTTCAGATTGTGCGAAATCGGTAATCCCAATTCGTACTTTGCCATCTTCTTTTTTGATCCATTCGTGTTCCTCGGAATATAACAAATCTTTTGGTAAACTCATTGAAATTCCTCCCATATTATATTGCAATTTTACTATACTAACTCTTCGACACTTTTTCCAGTACTATTTCCAAGTGTCTTCAAAAACTTCTTCTTTGAACCCAACCGTTACGTTTTCACCATCTGTAACGATCGGCCGCTTGATCAGCATGCCATCTGATGTAAGCAGTTCCGCCATTTCTCCAGTATCGGCATCTTTAATTTTTTCTTTTATGTTTTGTTCCCGATACTTTTTTCCACTTGTATTGAAAAACTTCTTCGCGGGCAGGCCGCTTTTATCAATCAATTCAAGCATTTTTTCTTTGGACGGCGGCGTATCCACAATATGTACAGGCTTATAATCCAATTTCTGTTCATCCAGCCATTTCTTCGCCTTTTTACAAGTACCGCAATTCGGATACCAGTAAAACATCAGCCCCATTCCGCATCCCTCCTTACATTAAATCAATCTAGATACATTATAGCAAAAACATCCTGACAAGGTCGACGAAAACAATTATTCGACATAATCAAAAAACCCGGGCGGTGCCTGCTACTTGTCGAAAATGTAAAAAGCCCCACCGGTATGGTGAGGCAGATTTGTTTGGTTTTTATACGTAATATTTTTCGGCTTCGATAATTCCTGCCGCGATTTCCCGTTTCTTTCCGATTACATTGGTTGGTGTATGACGGGTCAGTTTGCGCAGTGATGACAGCATCATACGCAGTGTGTCCCCGGATTCAACAGCAATTAATGTTTCTTTGGCATCTGCTTCTATACGGTTGAATGCTTCTTGTACATATACTTGAGTATACAGCAGTTTTTGCTTCGCTTTTTCCGCTCCGTCTCGGTTAAGCGCTTTTTCAGTACGAAGAATTGCGGATTCCATATTGTACACTTCAGCTGTCATATCAGCCAGGTTAACTAGGATTTCCTGCTCATTTTCCAGTTCCTTCATATATTTCTGTGTGGCAAGTCCGGCTCCAAGCAACACCATTTTCTTCGCATTTTTCAGGAGATATTTTTCCTGTTCGAGCGGTTCATCTCCGACTTCTTCCGGCATCATCATCATAAGCTCTTCCTGCAGGGTTTGTGCTTTCTGCAGCAATGGCAGTTCACCTTTCATTGCCTTTTTAAGCAATGTTCCCGGCACAATCAAACGGTTGATTTCATTCGTACCCTCAAAAATCCGGTTAATGCGGGAATCACGATACATCCTGGCAACTTCATATTCTTCCATGAAACCATAGCCGCCATGCAGTTGAACTGCTTCGTCTGCCACGTAATCCAGGCATTCCGTAGCTGTATATTTATTCATGGAGCACTCGATTTGATACTCTGCGATTGCCTTTGCAACTTCACGTCCGTCTTTCAATTGCTCATCGGTCAATGCGCCCATACGTTGTTCGAATAAGCCGACTGTACGGTAAACGGCACTTTCGTTAGCATATGTCCGGGCTGCCATGGTTGCAAGTTTTTCCTGTGTCAGACTAAAACTTGAAATCGGAGTATTGAATTGCTTACGTTCATTCACATATTTTGTTGCCAATTCAATTCCTTGTTTGGATCCGCCAACACCACCGATAGCCAATTTGTAACGGCCAACGTTCAGAATGTTAAAGGCAATTTTATGTCCCTTCCCTTTTTCACCAAGCAAGTTTTCAACAGGCACTTCCGCATCTTCCAAAACCAATGTACGGGTTGATGAACTTTTAATCCCCATTTTGTTTTCTTCCGGACCGGTTGAGACACCAGGAAATTCACGCTCAACAATGAATGCGGAGAAATGTTCCCCATCAATTTTTGCATAAACAATGAAAACATCAGCAAAAGCTGAATTGGTGATCCATTGTTTTTCACCATTTAAAATGTAATGTGTTCCAGCTTCATTCAGTTTTGCGGTTGTTTTTGCCCCAAGCGCGTCAGATCCCGAGCTTGGTTCGGTCAGGGCATATGCAGCCAGCAGTTCGCCTGTCGCCAGTTTCGGCAAATATTTTTCTTTCTGTGCATCGTTACCGAAAAATACAATCGGCAGTGAACCGATACCGACATGAGCACCATGTGTTACAGAAAAACCGCCTGCACGTGAAAATTTCTCTGTAATCAAGGAGGAACTGATTTTATCAAGCGCCAGACCGCCGTATTCTTCCGGTACGTCTGCGCCGAGCAGTCCCAGTTCCCCTGCTTTTTTTAGCAAATCAACGGAATGTTCAAATTCATGGTTCTCCAGATTTTCAACCTTTGGCAACACTTCACCGGCGACAAAATCTTCCGTTGTTTTGGCAATCATTTTGTGCTCATCGGTAAAATCTTCGGGCGTGATGACATCATTGCCGGTTAAATCCTCAATTAAAAATGCTCCGCCTTTAAAAAGCTTATCCTTCGTTTCACTCATTACAAATCATTCCTTTCCGTTACGGAATATTTTATTAGGCACAATGTTTGCCCACGATAGAGCCACTTCATAACTGGACGCGTATATCCCATCGCATTCAACAAAATACGACAAAATTCGGGTGGTGCCAGACACCTTATAACAATTCGAATACGCCGGCTGCGCCCATTCCGCCTCCAATACACATGGTGACGACACCGTATTGTACGTTGCGGCGTTTCATTTCATGAATGAGGCTGAGTGTTAATTTGGTTCCTGTCATGCCCAATGGGTGACCGAGTGCGATTGCCCCGCCATTGACATTAACAATGCTTGGATCCAAATCAAGTTCCTGAATTACCCTGACCGATTGTGATGCGAATGCTTCGTTCAGTTCAATCAGGCCAATGTCATTCAGCTCAAGGCCGGCAATTTTCAAAGCTTTCGGCACTGCTTCAATCGGACCAACACCCATAATCTCCGGTTCCACACCGGCTACCGCAAAAGAATGGAATTTCGCCAGTGGCTTCAACCCTTCTGAATCAGCCTTTTCACGATCCATCAGCAGAACGGATGCCGCTCCATCACTCATTTGGGAAGAGTTACCGGCAGTTACAGATCCAGTCATGCTGAATGCCGGTCGAAGTTTCGCCAGCACTTCGGGAGTTGTTCCTGCACGTACGCCTTCATCCATTTCAAATAGCTTCGTCTTTTCTTCAATTTTATTTTTGGGCCCAATGACGCGCTCTGTTACTTTAACGGGAACAATTTCTTCTTTAAATTTTCCTTCCTCAATAGCTATTGCCGCACGTTCATGGCTTTGTGCCGCGAATGCATCCTGATCTGCACGTGAAATGTTGAAACGGTTCGCCACTTCTTCAGCGGTATAGCCCATCCCCATATAATATCCTGGTGCGTCTTGAACAAGCTTCGTATTTGGTTTAATAACATGACCACCCATCGGAATCAGGCTCATTGATTCCGCGCCGCCGGCTATCATCGTATCACTTGCACCAACCATAATACGCTCAGCTGCGTATGCGATACTTTGCAGACCGGACGAACAATAACGGTTAATCGTGATTCCCGGCACATCGTTACGCAGCCCGGCAAGCCCCGCGATATTACGTGCCATGTTCATACCTTGCTCCGCTTCGGGCATGGCACAGCCGATAATGACGTCATCGATATTGCCATCATAATTGCCGGCGCGTTTCAGCGTTTCTTTAATTGTTAGTGCTGCAAGATCATCAGGTCTCGTGTTCGCGAGTGATCCTTTGTTAGCTTTTCCCACAGGGGTCCTTGCACCTGCGACAATTACTGCTTCCTTCACTGTTCCTTCCTCCTCTTCAATTAGTTACGTAGTGGTTTACCTTTTAAAAGCATGTGCTGCATACGCTGCTGTGTCAGTGGTTCTGAAATCAAACTCAGGAATGCTTCACGTTCCAGGTCAAGCATAACCTGTTCATCAATGCGTGTTCCTTCTTTTATGCGTCCGCCTGATAAGACATAAGCCAATTTCTCAGCAATTTTTACGTCATGATCTGATGCATATCCGCCAAATCGCAATGTTTTCGCTCCCAGGAGCATTGCAGCATAACCGGCATCTCCGACCACCGGAATTTTCTCCCGCTTCGGTGCAGTATAACCTGCCTTATCCAGTGCCAATACACGCTGTTTTGCATCATGCAGAAGATGATCCGGATTGACACTGATGGCATCATGTTTATTCAAATACCCATTTTCCACCGCTTCTGCTGCGGAAGTGGAAACTTTGGCCATTGCCACTTTCTCAAAAACATCGTTGGCAACTTTCGTCAGGTCCAGGTCAACGCCCTCCGGCAAATTGCGGAGTTCCTTTAAGTAAAGTTCCTTCGTTCCACCTCCGCCTGGGATTAGCCCAACACCGAATTCGACAAGTCCCATATACGTCTCAGCAGATGCCTGAATAGCTGCGGCTGGCAATGACACTTCTGCACCGCCACCAAGTGTCATGTTAAATGGTGCAGTAACGACGGGTTTCCCGGAATACTTAATGTTCAATGCCATGTTCTGGAACTGACGAACAACCATATCCAGTTCAAAGAAGTTGTCATCTTGTGCTTCCATCAGCATCATGCCAAGGTTGGCACCTACACAGAAATTTTTACCCTGATTTCCGATTACAAGCCCTTTATAATTTTTCCCGACTTCCTCAATAGCGTGATTTACCATCTGGATGATATCGAGACCGATTGCGTTACTTTGTGAATGGAACTCAAGCAGGGCAACATCGTCCCCCATATCTATCAAACTGGCACCGGTATTTTTCTTAATCACTCCATTTACATCTTTCATCCGTTTTATATTAATCTCTTTCGGGTTAAAATGCTGTTGTTTATATTCACCATTATCATAGTAATAGACATTTCCATTGTCCGTTTTATAGAAGGATTTGTTACCGGTCTCAAGCATTTTTAACACCCATTCCGGAACGGTTTCGCCTTCTTCCTGCATGCGTTCAACAGACTTTTTCACTCCGATGGCATCCCACGTCTCAAATGGACCGATTTCCCAGCCGAATCCCCATTTCATTGCCTGATCGATGGAAACAATGTCATCAGCAATTTCTCCGGTCAACTCCGCGGAATAAATCAGTGCCGGTTTCAGCACAGACCAGATCAGATCCCCAGCCCTGTCGCCTTTCGCTTTTACAAGCGCTTTCAATTTGCGACGGGAGCCTTTCTCCTGTTTGGCCATTTCCGTTGCTGGGGTCTTTAATTTTCTGCGATCCTCATATTCTAGTGTTTTCGGATTCAATTGATAGATGGTACTCCCATCTTTCCCTTTCTTTTTCAGGAAGAATCCTTGACCGCTTTTAGCACCGAGCCAGCCTTTATCCTGCATTTTCAACATGAAATCGGGCACCTCAAACAACTCTTTTTCCTTGCCTTCCACCTGATCGTGCACATTATTGGCTACATGAATAAACGTATCCAATCCAACAACATCAAGCGTTCTGAATGTAGCACTTTTTGGACGGCCAATCATTGGACCTGTTACTGAATCCACTTCCCCAATACTGTAACCGCCTTTTAACATTTCCTGTACGGTCACCAAAAGTCCATAAGTTCCGATTCGGTTTGCAATGAAATTAGGTGTATCTTTCGCTTCGACAACACCTTTTCCCAAAACATCCTCACCGAATTTTTTCATGAAATCGAGCACGGCGGGATCTGTATGTTTCGTCGGAATGACTTCCAGCAATTTTAAATAGCGCGGCGGATTGAAAAAATGCGTTCCGAGAAAATGTTTACGGAAGTCTTCCGAACAGTCCGCAGACATCGCCTCCACCGAAATTCCTGATGTATTGGAAGTAACAATTGTTCCTTCTTTACGATGTTTATCCACATTCGCAAAAACTTTTTTCTTTATATCCAAATTTTCAACAACCACTTCAATAACCCAGTCTACTTCTGCCAGCTTTTCCATATCGTCATCCATGTTACCGATTTCAATTAAATCAAGACTTTTTTTGGATGTGATTGGTGACGGTTTCTGTTTAAGCAGTGCCTTTTTGCTTTGGGCCGCCATGCGATTTCGTACAGCCCTATCTTCCAACGTCAGGCCTTTATTCTCTTCATCCTCGGTTAATTTACGTGGTGCAATATCCAGCATGATTGTTGGTATTCCCACGTTCGCCAAGTGTGCTGCAATCCCGGAGCCCATAACACCAGAGCCTAATACTGCGGCACGCTTGATTGAATGCTTCATGGTTTATCCCCCTATCTGCATTTGAATGAATACTCATTCATTTTACTTTTAAAAATAAAAGATAGTCCCCTATCCATCTATTCCAAGTATAAAATATTATCTGACTTTTAGCAAATGATTTTTTTAAATTAAAAAGGTGCCTCGGACTGTTATGTCCTTGAAAACTGCGTTAAACTATTAGAGGCATCATTCACAGAAAGGAACGTACATATATGAAAAAAACAGTTTACGAATACTTGCAAATAATTATCGGCGCAACGCTTGTCGCGCTTTCCTATAACATCTTCCTGCTGCCGGCAAAACTTGCTGCAGGCGGCATTTCGGGTGTCAGTACAATTTTATTTGAATTGTATGGGCTAAGTCCCGCTTTCACGCAATTTCTGATTAATTTACCGATATTTGTTATTGGCTGGATTGCACTTGGTAAAGACTTCAGCTGGAAAACGCTAGTCGGAACATTCTGGGTACCGTTTATTATTTATTTAAGTGCGGATATCCCGTATACCATTACCAATCCATTCCTCGGCGCGGTGTATGGCGGGATCATCCTGGGTATTGGACTTGGAACGGTTTATAAAGGCCGGGGATCAACCGGCGGCACTGCAGCAATCGCACAAGTCGTTAAAAAGTTCACAGGTCTCTCAAGCGGTTATTGCCAGCTGATTGTTGACGGATTTGTCGTCGTTTCTTCCATTATTGTATTTAATCTGGAGCTGACATTGTTTGCATTAATGTGTATTTATATTACAAGCAAAACGATTGATATCGTGCAATTGCGTACTTCTGCATCGAAATTAATTATGATTATAACGGAAAATGAAGAAAAAATTCAGCGGCTGATAAATGAAGAAGTTGACCGCGGCATGACAAAAGTCCGTACAGTCGGCGGTTATTCAAATGAGAACAAAACAATGATTCTTTGTGTTACTGAGCAGCAAGAGGCTGTGAAATTAAAGCGTACACTGCAAAATGAGGAACCAACTACATTTGTAATTTTCCTGAATGCATCTGAAATCCTTGGGCGCGGATTTTCACTGGACAAGTATTATGGACAGAAGTTGTAGTGGATTGGACAGGGTATCTGCTGTAGTTTAACAATGCAATCCGGTTGTAATATTATACGACGGTGTTCCGATCTTTGTTCTGCAGAAATTAGCCGGTATTCAGTCAGCGGGAGTCACTTTATCTATCAGCAAAAATAACCGGATGGTGCTCCGGTTATTTTTTTGTTTATAACTTTCATAAACACAATCGTAATCATTCCTATTTACAAATCGTAACCATTACGGTATTATAAAAAAGCAAACTTACCAAAGGAAGGAATTGAAGATGCGATTTTATAAAATACTAATGACACTTTTCTTAACAGCTATTGTGGCAGCAGGGTGTTCAACACCAACTTCTGAGAAAAATGATGGTGAACTTACCGTCTATACTTCCATTTATCCGATTCAATATGCTGTCGACCGAATTGGCGGTGACACAGTCCATACCGAATCAGTCTACCCTCCGGGGGTTGATGCACACACATACGAACCTTCGACAAAAGAAATGACTGCGATTGCTGAAGGTGACGCATTTATATATCTTGGTGCGGGAATGGAAGGATTTGCTGAATCAGCAGCGCAAGCACTTGATTCACAGGATGTCAAAATGATTGAGCTTGGAACACATGATGAACTTTTCCATACAAGTGGCGAACATGACGATGGAGAAGAACATGTGCATGGCAGTCACCATCATGGTGATAAAGATCCGCATATTTGGCTGGATCCAACACGAATGCTTGATATGGCGGGCATAATTAAAGGAAAACTAATTGATATGAATCCGGAAAATAAAGATACGTATGTGAAGAATTTCAACAAACTAAAAAAAGATTTGCTTGAACTGGATAACCATTACCGAAAAACATTAAAACAAAAAGATAATAAGGAAATTCTTGTTTCGCATGCCGCCTATGGGTACTGGGAAGAACGCTATGGTATTGAACAGCTTGCCATCAGCGGGTTATCATCAAGTGAGGAGCCATCGCAAAAGGAACTGACAAACATAATTGATACGGCAAAAAAACACAATCTCAAGTATATCATTTTTGAGCAAAATGGTTCTGACCGTGTCTCCAGTATTTTGCAGGAACAGCTTGGTGCGGAAGCATTGCACATCCATAACCTTTCAGTCCTGACACAGGAAGATATCGATAATGGCGAAGATTACCTTTCTCTAATGAAACATAACCTTGGGGTACTCGATAAAGCTACCAATTAAAGGAGAGATGAATGTTGGATGAACCGATCGTTTCAATGAAAGATATCACGTACGCATATGAAAACAAAACCGTCCTAAACCACATAAATTTTGAAATTCCCGCCGGTTCCTTTATGGGGCTTGTGGGACCAAACGGCGGTGGAAAAACCACCCTGGTCAAATTAATTTTGGGATTGCTTAAGCCTGATCACGGAAACATTCAGTTGTTTGGAGAACCCGCTGATAAATTTAAAGCAAAAAATAAAATTGGTTTTGTTTCACAAAAAGCAAATTCATTTAATAAAGGTTTTCCAGCAACGGTGTATGAAGTGGTTTCCATGGGTTTGACAGCAAAGGTCGGCTACTTGAAGTTTTTGAATTCGAAGCACAAAACCGAAATTCTGCATGCTATTGAACAGGTAGGTATGCAGGAGTACACCCGCGAAAACATCGGCAACCTTTCCGGTGGACAGCAGCAACGGGTATTTATTGCCAGGTCACTTGTCAGCAAACCGGAACTGTTGATTTTGGATGAACCGACTGTCGGGGTTGACTACGAAAATGTGAAACGATTTTATGAACTCCTGCATCGGCTTAATGAAAAGAAAAATATCACCCTGCTGCTTGTCACACATGACACGGGAACGATGACTGAACACGCTACAGATATTGTCTGTCTGAACAAAACACTACACTTTCATGGAAAACCGGAAGAATACACATCTCTATCCGAAAGGGACCTGTCGCAATTTTACGGACATCCGGTAAGCATTGTGGCACACGATCACTAACAATTGGGGGAAACATCATGCTGGCCGATTTTTTACAATACGATTTTTTACGACACACATTTTTGACAGGTCTCCTGATTGGAATAATTGCTCCGCTTTTAGGAACCTTCATTGTCGTCCGGCGTCTTTCCCTGCTGGCAGATGCGTTATCCCATGTGACACTGGCAGGGATTGCATTTGGTCTTTTAGTCGAAAAGAAAATTGCTGCGGGAATAATTACGCCATTATACAGCGGAATGGGATTTGCTGTACTTGGATCCATTTTTATCGAAAAACTGCGCGGCGTGTATAAAGCGTACCAGGAACTGGCGATACCGATTATTTTATCCGGCGGCGTTGGATTGAGTGTCATCTTCATTTCACTTGCAGATGGCTTCAATACGGAACTGTTTAATTACTTATTCGGCTCTGTTTCGGCAGTCAGCAGAACGGATTTTTATTCCATTCTGGGCATATCGATTGCCATTATAATTGTCATTCGAATTTTTTATAAGGAACTTGTCACATTATCGTTTGATGAAGAACATGCTATCGTTTCCGGAATTCATTCCAAACGAATTCATTTATTGTTTATTATAATGACTGCACTTGTGATTGCTGCATCCATTCGTGTTGTTGGCGTACTGCTTGTATCCGCATTGATGACACTGCCGGTTGCCGCAAGTATGCGACTGGCCCGGGGATTTAAACAAATGCTTTTTCTGTCAATTATTTTCGGTGAACTGGCTGTTATTCTCGGTCTGATAAGCGGCTATTATTTCAGCATCCCGCCCGGAGGTACCATTGTTCTTGTCTCCATTATCATTTTACTGGTTTCCATTGGAATGAAACGATTTTCATTAGTACCAAAAGGAGAGAGTGAATCTGAATGAAACTGGATGAAGCGATGAAACAATTAAAAGAAAAAGGCTATAAAACAACGGCAAAACGGAAAGACATGCTCACGTTTTTTGTGAAAGCTGACGGTTACCGGACTGCGAAAGATCTGATTCAATACATGGAACCGACATATAAGGGGATCAGTTTTGACACCGTATACCGGAATCTGCATTTATTTGATGAGATCGGATTACTGGAAACAACTGTATTAAACGGCGAAAA is a genomic window containing:
- a CDS encoding methionine ABC transporter ATP-binding protein; the encoded protein is MISIEGLSKVFTSNKNNITAVDDLTLSINEGEIFGVIGYSGAGKSTFVRLLNRLEEPSDGRIVINQQEITALNTKRLRLARQEIGMIFQHFNLLWSRSVKDNIAFPLEIAGVPKREREERVQELIKLVGLSGRENAFPSQLSGGQKQRVGIARALANRPKVLLCDEATSALDPETTNAILDLLVDINKKLDLTVILITHEMHVIRKICNRVAVMEEGKIVEQGEMMDVFLRPQQQVTKKFVEQVMGTSDENEVYASLVETYQSGKIIRLHFLGETANQAVVSSVAKKFAIDINILQGKITQTQRGAYGTLFVQIDGQPSEIDKAVDYIKNETSVEVEVVRDVD
- a CDS encoding thioredoxin family protein: MQEATEEVLQQDRLLLYIYTPFCGTCSLAKSMLNKIESVHGEDIFYDMNASLNPDFMQENKVESVPCLLIKENNEVKEKVYAFRSIPNIYRYLMEYKPELFAKND
- a CDS encoding toprim domain-containing protein, translated to MTDDPGKIIIVEGLTDKKQIKKVITEDLEIICTNGTLGVEKFDELLETYNLDNRDVYILVDEDSSGVKLRRQLTRELPHAEHMYVSGEYREVAATPEHDIAVELAGKGIRVNPIFLL
- the gcvH gene encoding glycine cleavage system protein GcvH, with protein sequence MSLPKDLLYSEEHEWIKKEDGKVRIGITDFAQSELGDIVFVELPETGDEIEVDEPFGSVESVKTVSELYAPISGKVVEINEELEDSPEFVNESPYEKAWMVVVEPSDESEIDKLLSAEKYEEIVDED
- a CDS encoding arsenate reductase family protein produces the protein MGLMFYWYPNCGTCKKAKKWLDEQKLDYKPVHIVDTPPSKEKMLELIDKSGLPAKKFFNTSGKKYREQNIKEKIKDADTGEMAELLTSDGMLIKRPIVTDGENVTVGFKEEVFEDTWK
- a CDS encoding acyl-CoA dehydrogenase family protein, producing MSETKDKLFKGGAFLIEDLTGNDVITPEDFTDEHKMIAKTTEDFVAGEVLPKVENLENHEFEHSVDLLKKAGELGLLGADVPEEYGGLALDKISSSLITEKFSRAGGFSVTHGAHVGIGSLPIVFFGNDAQKEKYLPKLATGELLAAYALTEPSSGSDALGAKTTAKLNEAGTHYILNGEKQWITNSAFADVFIVYAKIDGEHFSAFIVEREFPGVSTGPEENKMGIKSSSTRTLVLEDAEVPVENLLGEKGKGHKIAFNILNVGRYKLAIGGVGGSKQGIELATKYVNERKQFNTPISSFSLTQEKLATMAARTYANESAVYRTVGLFEQRMGALTDEQLKDGREVAKAIAEYQIECSMNKYTATECLDYVADEAVQLHGGYGFMEEYEVARMYRDSRINRIFEGTNEINRLIVPGTLLKKAMKGELPLLQKAQTLQEELMMMMPEEVGDEPLEQEKYLLKNAKKMVLLGAGLATQKYMKELENEQEILVNLADMTAEVYNMESAILRTEKALNRDGAEKAKQKLLYTQVYVQEAFNRIEADAKETLIAVESGDTLRMMLSSLRKLTRHTPTNVIGKKREIAAGIIEAEKYYV
- a CDS encoding acetyl-CoA C-acetyltransferase encodes the protein MKEAVIVAGARTPVGKANKGSLANTRPDDLAALTIKETLKRAGNYDGNIDDVIIGCAMPEAEQGMNMARNIAGLAGLRNDVPGITINRYCSSGLQSIAYAAERIMVGASDTMIAGGAESMSLIPMGGHVIKPNTKLVQDAPGYYMGMGYTAEEVANRFNISRADQDAFAAQSHERAAIAIEEGKFKEEIVPVKVTERVIGPKNKIEEKTKLFEMDEGVRAGTTPEVLAKLRPAFSMTGSVTAGNSSQMSDGAASVLLMDREKADSEGLKPLAKFHSFAVAGVEPEIMGVGPIEAVPKALKIAGLELNDIGLIELNEAFASQSVRVIQELDLDPSIVNVNGGAIALGHPLGMTGTKLTLSLIHEMKRRNVQYGVVTMCIGGGMGAAGVFELL